One Rattus rattus isolate New Zealand chromosome 12, Rrattus_CSIRO_v1, whole genome shotgun sequence genomic window carries:
- the Synpo2l gene encoding synaptopodin 2-like protein isoform X2, which yields METISQEPLSQASCDKDPAPELQDPFYAELQRAESLQEKSVKEAKTKCRTIASLLTAAPNPHSKGVLMFKKRRQRAKKYTLVSFGAAAGTGTEEEEDGIPPTSESELDEEAFSDARSLTNQSDWDSPYLDMELARAGSGIAESQSSGLGGQLSEVSGRGVQLFEQQRQRVASSSQELAQVGPAAMLNGQSLQSPPRAQSAPPEAAVLPLSPLSAPAASPSPFFQDGGAPSPAPSIFNRSARPFTPGLQGQRSGTTSVIFRPVAPKKVNEALGGTSPAPSPFAASLQGPTPLPSFTTVVPNHTPVSGTSSSTQRSSGPVTATSSLYIPAPSRPVTPGGAPEPPTPPSAAAMTSTASIFLSTPLRNSARPEAPGTAAPEPASAREQRISVPAARTGILQEARRRGTRKQMFRPGKEETKNSPNPELLSLVQNLDEKPRAGGAESGPEEDALSLGAEACNFMQPLGGRSYKTLSQVSPKTPPPMAPKTPPPMTPKTPPPVAPKPGSRGLPDGLVNGSTSMVGIPELPRLQGRGGELFAKRQSRADRYVVEATPGSSLNPGLRPRSPSPTPSLPPSWKYSPNIRAPPPIAYNPLLSPFFPQAARTLPNKAQSQGPRATPKQGIKALDFMRHQPYQLKTAMFCFDEGPSTPASTSGPPKTARVQEIRRFSTPAPQPTAEPLAPTVLAPRAATTLDEPIWRAELASSPVPNPDHLESLRSFAATPTSCGFQVARPRFSATRTGLQAHVWRPGAGHH from the exons ATGGAGACCATCAGCCAAGAGCCCCTCAGCCAAGCCAGCTGTGACAAAGACCCAGCTCCTGAGCTGCAAGACCCGTTCTATGCAG AACTGCAACGCGCAGAAAGCCTCCAAGAGAAGAGTGTGAAGGAGGCCAAGACCAAATGCCGGACCATTGCATCCCTACTGACGGCAGCCCCCAACCCTCACTCCAAGGGGGTGCTTATGTTTAAGAAGCGGCGGCAGAGAGCCAAGAAGTACACCCTAGTGAGTTTCGGGGCTGCAGCTGGGAcaggaacagaggaggaggaggacggcaTCCCCCCAACGAGTGAGTCGGAGCTGGACGAGGAGGCCTTCTCAGACGCCCGCAGCCTTACTAATCAATCCGACTGGGACAGCCCTTATCTAGACATGGAGCTGGCTAGGGCTGGCTCAGGCATAGCAGAGAGTCAGAGCTCTGGACTTGGAGGACAGCTAAGTGAGGTCTCTGGCCGAGGGGTCCAGCTCTTTGAACAGCAGCGCCAGAGGGTAGCCTCCAGCTCCCAGGAGCTGGCTCAGGTGGGCCCAGCAGCCATGCTTAATGGGCAGAGTCTGCAGTCCCCACCTCGAGCTCAGAGTGCTCCCCCAGAGGCAGCGGTGCTCCCACTCAGCCCTTTGTCAGCCCCTGCAGCCAGCCCTAGCCCCTTCTTTCAGGATGGTGGAGCCCCCAGCCCTGCGCCAAGTATCTTTAACAGGTCAGCGAGACCTTTTACCCCAGGTTTACAAGGGCAACGGTCAGGCACCACCTCAGTGATTTTCCGACCCGTAGCCCCTAAGAAGGTTAATGAAGCCTTGGGGGGCACTAGCCCCGCCCCATCCCCCTTCGCAGCTTCTCTACAGGGGCCCACCCCTCTGCCCAGCTTCACCACTGTGGTGCCCAACCACACGCCGGTCTCTGGAACCTCCAGCAGCACCCAACGCTCCTCCGGTCCTGTGACCGCTACCAGCTCCTTGTACATCCCAGCCCCGAGCCGGCCCGTTACACCAGGAGGTGCCCCAGAGCCTCCCACTCCTCCTAGCGCTGCTGCCATGACCTCCACTGCTTCCATCTTCTTGTCCACTCCTCTGAGAAACTCTGCGCGCCCGGAGGCACCCGGCACGGCGGCCCCCGAGCCTGCCAGCGCTCGGGAGCAGCGCATCTCTGTGCCCGCTGCCCGCACCGGCATCCTGCAGGAGGCTCGGCGCCGGGGAACCCGCAAACAGATGTTCCGGCCTGGAAAGGAAGAGACGAAGAACTCGCCCAACCCCGAGTTGCTATCGCTGGTACAGAACCTGGATGAAAAACCTCGGGCGGGCGGTGCGGAATCTGGTCCGGAGGAGGACGCTTTAAGCCTCGGAGCAGAAGCCTGTAACTTCATGCAGCCACTAGGGGGCAGGAgttacaagaccctgtctcaagtgtCACCGAAAACCCCACCTCCAATGGCTCCCAAAACCCCACCCCCTATGACGCCTAAGACTCCACCCCCTGTGGCTCCTAAACCCGGGTCTCGAGGGCTCCCTGATGGGCTAGTGAATGGATCGACCTCTATGGTTGGGATTCCTGAGCTCCCAAGGCtgcaggggaggggtggggagctATTTGCCAAACGGCAGAGCCGTGCCGACCGGTACGTGGTGGAAGCTACACCCGGCTCTAGCCTTAATCCAGGCCTTCGCCCTAGAAGTCCTTCTCCCACACCCTCACTGCCCCCATCCTGGAAATACTCACCCAACATCCGTGCCCCACCTCCTATTGCTTACAACCCACTTCTCTCACCCTTTTTTCCTCAAGCTGCCCGAACTCTCCCCAATAAGGCTCAATCCCAGGGACCTCGGGCGACCCCTAAACAGGGTATCAAGGCCCTGGATTTCATGCGGCATCAGCCATACCAACTTAAAActgccatgttttgttttgacGAGGGTccttcaactcctgcctccacttcaggGCCTCCCAAAACAGCCCGAGTCCAGGAGATCCGCAGATTTTCCACTCCGGCGCCCCAGCCCACTGCAGAACCCTTGGCTCCCACTGTGCTTGCCCCCAGAGCGGCTACCACCTTGGACGAGCCCATTTGGAGGGCAGAGTTGGCCTCATCCCCAGTCCCTAACCCGGACCATCTAGAGTCTCTCAGGAGCTTTGCGGCCACTCCCACTTCCTGCGGCTTCCAAGTAGCCAGGCCGCGGTTCTCAGCCACCAGAACAGGGTTGCAGGCTCATGTCTGGAGACCTGGGGCAGGGCACCACTGA
- the Synpo2l gene encoding synaptopodin 2-like protein isoform X1 has protein sequence MGAEEEVQVTLAGGAPWGFRLQGGAEQRKPLQVSKIRRRSQAGRSGLRERDQLLAINGVSCTNFSHASAMTLIDASGHQLVLTVRRVAEEGSVRSPSPGELQMLSPLSPLSPEPPGAPVTQAPQPGSLRSPPDSEAYYGETDSDVDGPATQEKPRRTRRRGPPRPSLPGAPPDEVYLSDSPAEPAPVKTGSPSQGDSRVSSPSWEEGSALQPPPAEALLLPHGPLRPGPHLIPMVGPVPHPVAEDLTTTYTQKAKQAKLQRAESLQEKSVKEAKTKCRTIASLLTAAPNPHSKGVLMFKKRRQRAKKYTLVSFGAAAGTGTEEEEDGIPPTSESELDEEAFSDARSLTNQSDWDSPYLDMELARAGSGIAESQSSGLGGQLSEVSGRGVQLFEQQRQRVASSSQELAQVGPAAMLNGQSLQSPPRAQSAPPEAAVLPLSPLSAPAASPSPFFQDGGAPSPAPSIFNRSARPFTPGLQGQRSGTTSVIFRPVAPKKVNEALGGTSPAPSPFAASLQGPTPLPSFTTVVPNHTPVSGTSSSTQRSSGPVTATSSLYIPAPSRPVTPGGAPEPPTPPSAAAMTSTASIFLSTPLRNSARPEAPGTAAPEPASAREQRISVPAARTGILQEARRRGTRKQMFRPGKEETKNSPNPELLSLVQNLDEKPRAGGAESGPEEDALSLGAEACNFMQPLGGRSYKTLSQVSPKTPPPMAPKTPPPMTPKTPPPVAPKPGSRGLPDGLVNGSTSMVGIPELPRLQGRGGELFAKRQSRADRYVVEATPGSSLNPGLRPRSPSPTPSLPPSWKYSPNIRAPPPIAYNPLLSPFFPQAARTLPNKAQSQGPRATPKQGIKALDFMRHQPYQLKTAMFCFDEGPSTPASTSGPPKTARVQEIRRFSTPAPQPTAEPLAPTVLAPRAATTLDEPIWRAELASSPVPNPDHLESLRSFAATPTSCGFQVARPRFSATRTGLQAHVWRPGAGHH, from the exons ATGGGTGCTGAGGAGGAGGTGCAGGTCACATTAGCAGGGGGAGCACCCTGGGGCTTCCGGCTTCAAGGGGGGGCCGAACAGAGGAAACCTTTACAGGTATCTAAG ATCCGAAGACGCAGCCAGGCCGGCAGATCAGGACTCCGGGAGAGGGACCAGCTCTTAGCGATCAACGGGGTTTCTTGCACCAACTTCTCCCATGCCAGTGCCATGACCCTCATCGATGCCTCAGGGCATCAGCTTGTCCTTACTGTGAGGAG GGTAGCAGAGGAAGGGTCTGTGAGATCTCCATCTCCAGGAGAGCTTCAGATGCTGTCACCCTTATCTCCACTGAGTCCTGAGCCCCCGGGTGCTCCTGTCACCCAGGCTCCTCAGCCCGGGAGCCTTCGATCACCCCCTGACAGTGAGGCTTACTATGGAGAGACGGACAGTGATGTGGATGGCCCTGCCACACAAGAGAAGCCACGCAGAACCCGCCGCCGAGGTCCTCCGAGGCCTTCCCTTCCAGGAGCTCCACCTGATGAGGTGTACCTGTCTGACAGCCCCGCAGAACCAGCGCCTGTTAAAACTGGCTCTCCCAGCCAGGGTGACAGCCGTGTAAGCTCCCCATCTTGGGAGGAAGGGTCAGCCCTTCAGCCACCACCAGCAGAGGCCCTTCTGTTACCCCATGGTCCACTCCGGCCTGGTCCTCATCTCATCCCTATGGTGGGCCCTGTCCCCCACCCTGTGGCAGAAGATCTCACCACCACCTACACCCAGAAGGCCAAGCAAGCCA AACTGCAACGCGCAGAAAGCCTCCAAGAGAAGAGTGTGAAGGAGGCCAAGACCAAATGCCGGACCATTGCATCCCTACTGACGGCAGCCCCCAACCCTCACTCCAAGGGGGTGCTTATGTTTAAGAAGCGGCGGCAGAGAGCCAAGAAGTACACCCTAGTGAGTTTCGGGGCTGCAGCTGGGAcaggaacagaggaggaggaggacggcaTCCCCCCAACGAGTGAGTCGGAGCTGGACGAGGAGGCCTTCTCAGACGCCCGCAGCCTTACTAATCAATCCGACTGGGACAGCCCTTATCTAGACATGGAGCTGGCTAGGGCTGGCTCAGGCATAGCAGAGAGTCAGAGCTCTGGACTTGGAGGACAGCTAAGTGAGGTCTCTGGCCGAGGGGTCCAGCTCTTTGAACAGCAGCGCCAGAGGGTAGCCTCCAGCTCCCAGGAGCTGGCTCAGGTGGGCCCAGCAGCCATGCTTAATGGGCAGAGTCTGCAGTCCCCACCTCGAGCTCAGAGTGCTCCCCCAGAGGCAGCGGTGCTCCCACTCAGCCCTTTGTCAGCCCCTGCAGCCAGCCCTAGCCCCTTCTTTCAGGATGGTGGAGCCCCCAGCCCTGCGCCAAGTATCTTTAACAGGTCAGCGAGACCTTTTACCCCAGGTTTACAAGGGCAACGGTCAGGCACCACCTCAGTGATTTTCCGACCCGTAGCCCCTAAGAAGGTTAATGAAGCCTTGGGGGGCACTAGCCCCGCCCCATCCCCCTTCGCAGCTTCTCTACAGGGGCCCACCCCTCTGCCCAGCTTCACCACTGTGGTGCCCAACCACACGCCGGTCTCTGGAACCTCCAGCAGCACCCAACGCTCCTCCGGTCCTGTGACCGCTACCAGCTCCTTGTACATCCCAGCCCCGAGCCGGCCCGTTACACCAGGAGGTGCCCCAGAGCCTCCCACTCCTCCTAGCGCTGCTGCCATGACCTCCACTGCTTCCATCTTCTTGTCCACTCCTCTGAGAAACTCTGCGCGCCCGGAGGCACCCGGCACGGCGGCCCCCGAGCCTGCCAGCGCTCGGGAGCAGCGCATCTCTGTGCCCGCTGCCCGCACCGGCATCCTGCAGGAGGCTCGGCGCCGGGGAACCCGCAAACAGATGTTCCGGCCTGGAAAGGAAGAGACGAAGAACTCGCCCAACCCCGAGTTGCTATCGCTGGTACAGAACCTGGATGAAAAACCTCGGGCGGGCGGTGCGGAATCTGGTCCGGAGGAGGACGCTTTAAGCCTCGGAGCAGAAGCCTGTAACTTCATGCAGCCACTAGGGGGCAGGAgttacaagaccctgtctcaagtgtCACCGAAAACCCCACCTCCAATGGCTCCCAAAACCCCACCCCCTATGACGCCTAAGACTCCACCCCCTGTGGCTCCTAAACCCGGGTCTCGAGGGCTCCCTGATGGGCTAGTGAATGGATCGACCTCTATGGTTGGGATTCCTGAGCTCCCAAGGCtgcaggggaggggtggggagctATTTGCCAAACGGCAGAGCCGTGCCGACCGGTACGTGGTGGAAGCTACACCCGGCTCTAGCCTTAATCCAGGCCTTCGCCCTAGAAGTCCTTCTCCCACACCCTCACTGCCCCCATCCTGGAAATACTCACCCAACATCCGTGCCCCACCTCCTATTGCTTACAACCCACTTCTCTCACCCTTTTTTCCTCAAGCTGCCCGAACTCTCCCCAATAAGGCTCAATCCCAGGGACCTCGGGCGACCCCTAAACAGGGTATCAAGGCCCTGGATTTCATGCGGCATCAGCCATACCAACTTAAAActgccatgttttgttttgacGAGGGTccttcaactcctgcctccacttcaggGCCTCCCAAAACAGCCCGAGTCCAGGAGATCCGCAGATTTTCCACTCCGGCGCCCCAGCCCACTGCAGAACCCTTGGCTCCCACTGTGCTTGCCCCCAGAGCGGCTACCACCTTGGACGAGCCCATTTGGAGGGCAGAGTTGGCCTCATCCCCAGTCCCTAACCCGGACCATCTAGAGTCTCTCAGGAGCTTTGCGGCCACTCCCACTTCCTGCGGCTTCCAAGTAGCCAGGCCGCGGTTCTCAGCCACCAGAACAGGGTTGCAGGCTCATGTCTGGAGACCTGGGGCAGGGCACCACTGA